TCCGCGTGGCGGAAACGGAACTGCTCACCCCCGACATCCGCCGCGTCCGCTTCGTCGCGACATCCGGCGCGCCGCTGCCGCTGTTCTCTGGCGGCGCCCATGTGGTGGTGAGCCTGCCGACGCCGCGCGGGGTCCTTCGCAATCCCTATTCCCTTACGAGTTGCCCAACCGACGGGTCGGGCTATGAGATCTGTGTGCAGAAATCGGCCACGTCGCGCGGCGGCTCGGCCTTCGTCCATGAAGGGCTCGCCGCCGGGGACGAACTCGAAATCTCCTGGCCCGTGAACCTCTTCGGCATGGACCGTCGGGCCCGCAAGCATCTCTTCATCGCCGGCGGCATCGGCATCACGCCTTTCCTCTCCATGATGCAGCAACTGGCCATGGAGGGCGGCACGTTCGAGCTGCATTATGCCATGCGCAGCCCGGACACCGGCGCCGCGCGGGAGATGGTGGCGGAGCGCTACGGTGCCCACCGGGTGCGCACCTATGTCAGCTCCCATGGCACGCGCATCCCGCTGCCCGATCTGCTGGACGGTCAACCGCTGGGCACGCACCTCTATGTTTGCGGACCCACACGCCTCATCG
The Azorhizobium caulinodans ORS 571 genome window above contains:
- a CDS encoding PDR/VanB family oxidoreductase, with amino-acid sequence MSGAPTLSVRVAETELLTPDIRRVRFVATSGAPLPLFSGGAHVVVSLPTPRGVLRNPYSLTSCPTDGSGYEICVQKSATSRGGSAFVHEGLAAGDELEISWPVNLFGMDRRARKHLFIAGGIGITPFLSMMQQLAMEGGTFELHYAMRSPDTGAAREMVAERYGAHRVRTYVSSHGTRIPLPDLLDGQPLGTHLYVCGPTRLIDDVLLQAREAGWPDENVHSERFAAPPPGKPFLLELARSGQRIEVGSHQSVLEAMEAAGLSAPNLCRGGACGQCETGVLACDGALEHHDHFLSPDERAGGRKFMICISRIAGERLVLDL